One stretch of Candidatus Zymogenus saltonus DNA includes these proteins:
- a CDS encoding 2-hydroxyacyl-CoA dehydratase — protein sequence MGRDEVLKTFEGVVSDPLGSIKEYKEKEKKPVVGYFCTYTPEEMIHAAGAIPFRIIGENKAVERADGHLQSYSCSLIRTGLDLALLGKLDFVDGTVFPHTCDSIQRLSDIWKVNAKIDYHADVVLPVKLNTESAKKYLIEELGAFRKSLDEHFSTTVSDKKLRESIKVYNEMRDNLSRLYRIKNEAPKSITARDVNNCVKAAMYMPVEEHNRLMAELLADLDKGAKDEDAPRVIFSGNLCVFPEILDFVEKAGAYVVGDDMCTGYRYFVTNVDEKKGDDLGPIEAIADRIIKRPICAAKHNPDFDRGEFLKSLAREVKAEGVVFLFLKFCDPHSFDYPRLMKSLDEVKIPHILIETEMDNPALGQLRTRIEAFVEMIRDNR from the coding sequence ATGGGGAGAGACGAGGTTCTAAAGACGTTCGAGGGTGTTGTCAGTGATCCCTTGGGATCGATAAAGGAATACAAGGAGAAGGAGAAAAAGCCGGTCGTCGGCTATTTCTGTACATACACCCCTGAGGAGATGATTCACGCCGCAGGCGCAATCCCCTTCAGGATCATCGGCGAGAATAAGGCCGTAGAGAGGGCCGACGGTCACCTGCAGAGCTACTCGTGCTCGCTTATCCGGACGGGGCTCGACTTGGCGCTTCTGGGAAAGCTCGACTTTGTCGACGGCACGGTCTTTCCCCACACCTGCGATTCGATCCAGCGCCTCTCCGACATATGGAAGGTAAACGCGAAAATCGACTACCATGCAGACGTCGTCCTTCCCGTTAAGCTCAACACCGAGAGCGCAAAGAAGTATCTGATCGAGGAGCTCGGGGCTTTCAGAAAGTCCCTCGATGAGCACTTCTCGACGACCGTCTCCGATAAAAAGCTGAGAGAAAGCATAAAAGTATATAACGAGATGAGGGACAACCTCTCCCGTCTCTACAGGATCAAGAACGAGGCCCCGAAATCGATAACGGCGAGGGACGTGAACAATTGCGTCAAGGCGGCGATGTACATGCCGGTTGAGGAACACAATCGCTTGATGGCGGAGCTTCTTGCCGACCTCGATAAGGGGGCAAAAGACGAGGATGCCCCCCGCGTGATATTTTCGGGAAACCTCTGCGTCTTTCCGGAGATACTCGATTTTGTCGAGAAGGCGGGCGCCTATGTGGTGGGAGACGACATGTGTACCGGCTACCGCTACTTCGTGACTAATGTCGATGAAAAGAAGGGGGACGATCTCGGCCCAATAGAGGCTATCGCCGACAGGATTATAAAGAGGCCGATCTGCGCGGCGAAGCACAATCCCGATTTTGACAGGGGGGAGTTCCTAAAAAGCCTGGCCAGAGAGGTAAAGGCCGAGGGGGTGGTATTCCTCTTCTTGAAATTCTGCGATCCCCATTCCTTCGATTATCCCCGTCTGATGAAGTCTTTGGATGAGGTTAAGATACCCCATATCCTGATAGAGACCGAGATGGACAACCCCGCGTTGGGGCAGCTTAGGACGAGGATAGAGGCCTTTGTCGAGATGATTCGAGATAACAGATAG